In Anguilla rostrata isolate EN2019 chromosome 1, ASM1855537v3, whole genome shotgun sequence, a genomic segment contains:
- the LOC135253581 gene encoding frizzled-3-like, protein MMLFWIFLSMLTACSAIQADSSESHSAFACEPITMRMCQDLPYNTTFTPNLLDHYDQQTAELAMEPFHPIVNLQCSPDLRPFLCALHAPVCAEYGRVSLPCRRLCQRARRECQQLLDVFGVAWPEEMECARFPDCDESYPRAEDLIPLAEPTEDTLESARRDYGFWCPRELKVEPDLGYVFLGARDCSPPCPNMYLDREELRLARYAIGAASVVCLSATLFTFLTFLIDMARFRYPERPIVFYAVCYMMVSLAFLLGFLLEDRVACNGARPGQGRGPTVTQGSHNKACTLLFMALYFFTTAGSAWWVVLTVTWFLAAVPKWGSEAIEKKALLFHAGAWGVPGALTVALLALNKIEGDNVSGVCFVGLYDADALRWFVLAPPCLAVAAGSGLLLAGIAALNRARTEIPLEKENRDKLGKFMIRIGAFSALYLAPLLGVIGCHVYEQSHRASWETAWVQERCRDYHIPCPAKVEQAGRPHLMLFLMKYLMGLVVGIPSVFWVGSKKTCFEWAGFFHGRHCKNSGTEESRRPLREPDFSQLLREPQGPIVRKSRGTSTQGTSTHASSTQLAPADGQHSRASSVHSKLSSRHGSLRPAREGRHTPCSYQEVEQHLQFGSALHLNDQSLSRHRSSTQHLNNQSRHGSTRDQNETPPTQVTHGSSVDQVVEDDCASA, encoded by the exons ATGATGCTGTTCTGGATATTTCTGTCCATGCTAACGGCATGTTCGGCGATCCAGGCCGATTCGTCAGAGAGCCACAGCGCCTTTGCATGCGAGCCCATCACCATGCGCATGTGCCAGGATCTGCCCTACAACACCACCTTCACCCCCAACCTGCTGGACCACTACGATCAGCAGACGGCCGAGCTCGCCATGGAG CCCTTCCACCCCATAGTGAACCTGCAGTGCTCCCCGGACCTGCGGCCCTTCCTGTGCGCCCTGCACGCCCCCGTGTGCGCGGAGTACGGGCGTGTGTCCCTGCCCTGCCGCCGGCTGTGCCAGCGCGCCCGCCGCGAGTGCCAGCAGCTCCTGGACGTGTTCGGCGTCGCCTGGCCGGAGGAGATGGAATGCGCCAG GTTCCCTGACTGTGATGAGTCGTACCCGCGGGCCGAGGACCTGATCCCCCTGGCAGAGCCCACGGAGGACACGCTCGAGTCTGCGCGGCGGGACTACGGCTTCTGGTGCCCGCGCGAGCTGAAGGTGGAGCCCGACCTGGGCTACGTGTTCCTGGGGGCGCGGGACTgctccccgccctgccccaaCATGTACCTGGACCGGGAGGAGCTCCGCCTGGCCCGCTACGCCATCGGCGCCGCCTCCGTCGTCTGCCTCTCGGCCACCCTCTTCACCTTCCTCACCTTCCTCATCGACATGGCCCGCTTCCGCTACCCCGAGCGGCCCATCGTCTTCTACGCCGTCTGCTACATGATGGTGTCGCTCGCCTTCCTCCTGGGCTTCCTGCTGGAGGACCGTGTGGCCTGCAACGGGGCCCGGCcgggccaggggcggggccccACGGTCACGCAGGGCTCGCACAACAAGGCCTGCACCCTGCTGTTCATGGCGCTCTACTTCTTCACCACGGCGGGCAGCGCCTGGTGGGTGGTGCTGACCGTCACCTGGTTCCTGGCGGCCGTGCCCAAGTGGGGCAGCGAGGCCATCGAGAAGAAGGCCCTGCTCTTCCACGCCGGGGCCTGGGGGGTCCCCGGGGCCCTGACGGTGGCCCTGCTGGCGCTCAACAAGATCGAGGGCGACAACGTGAGCGGCGTGTGCTTCGTGGGGCTCTACGACGCCGACGCGCTCCGCTGGTTCGTCCTGGCACCGCCGTGCCTGGCCGTGGCGGCCGGCTCGGGGCTCCTGCTGGCGGGCATCGCGGCGCTCAACCGGGCGCGGACGGAGATCCCGCTGGAGAAGGAGAACCGGGACAAGCTGGGCAAGTTCATGATCCGGATCGGGGCCTTCTCGGCGCTCTACCTGGCGCCCCTGCTGGGGGTCATCGGCTGCCACGTCTACGAGCAGAGCCACCGGGCGTCGTGGGAGACGGCCTGGGTGCAGGAGCGCTGCCGGGACTACCACATCCCCTGCCCCGCCAAG GTGGAGCAGGCCGGGCGCCCGCACCTGATGCTCTTCCTCATGAAGTACCTGATGGGGCTGGTTGTGGGAATCCCCTCCGTCTTCTGGGTGGGCAGCAAGAAGACCTGCTTCGAGTGGGCCGGCTTCTTCCACGGCCGGCACTGCAAGAA taGCGGGACGGAGGAGAGCAGGCGCCCCCTGCGGGAGCCGGACTTCTCCCAGCTCCTGCGCGAGCCCCAGGGCCCCATCGTCCGCAAGTCCCGCGGCACCTCCACCCAGGGCACCTCCACCCACGCCTCCTCCACCCAGCTGGCCCCGGCCGACGGCCAGCACAGCCGCGCCAGCAGCGTGCACAGCAAGCTGAGCAGTCGCCACGGCAGCCTGCGCCCCGCCCGCGAGGGCAG ACACACCCCCTGCAGCTACCAGGAGGTGGAGCAGCACCTGCAGTTCGGGAGCGCGCTGCACCTCAACGACCAATCGCTGTCGCGCCACAGGAGCAGCACCCAGCACCTGAACAACCAGTCCCGCCACGGCAGCACCCGGGACCAGAACgagaccccgcccactcagGTCACCCACGGCTCCAGTGTGGACCAGGTGGTGGAGGACGACTGTGCCAGCGCCTGA
- the LOC135253571 gene encoding kelch repeat and BTB domain-containing protein 11 has translation MNEGPQHEHKFQVKADFLFHAASDDAPVSLVDRCGRNAAWEPGCLADPAEKRTLQDSQAHCPQRAAEAPGGGAGPAPGSNHGYGTGKSHAPIGGSPEESPESLNASPVQVLDLTVGRSDTVSRNGTAGEMDRKDQSSLPCFSAKTKEQVERPSSLFDVSRGQQQISNANCVPGEGEPLSPGSYCNSTGSEPSHDLGLLVGSGLGRDRQERDTIRGNAGPESPQGQLDCGVRAVRARKDEPDLVIEVGGKKIQAHKSVLAEKSDYFKARQSRDILKVKGVSYKTLSILIEYVYTSRMEVSKDNVVEVITGAKILQIPCAVQAAMDAVSDQITAENCYEILSIAKKQRLSDLKETVYRFMSDNFLQVLRDPAVYGRLTGSERDLILKTRMEGKKSLMVAEINDVFDRVGSRPPSRNNSRPQSPLSVASCDDLRMIHYYNEATDEWTSLTLMPEDVNTKGCGICTMYNYLFVAGGIRGSGDRGKVSDKVFCYNPVTDSWSEVRPLNQARSQLKLVSADGYLYAIGGECLFTVEKYDPRMDRWTSVAPLPKGAFAVAHEATTCNGEVYVSGGSLFYRLLKYDPKRDEWQECPYNNSRKRSADMVALKNFIYRFDVNREQGVNVFKYNAIVKMWRDCASLPQANPQPFRCAVIGGCVYCVNRSQTLRFMVAEDEAHFAPEQLKAPVEAKGVLFPFVLSLPERADRNA, from the coding sequence ATGAACGAGGGACCGCAGCATGAGCACAAATTCCAGGTCAAAGCCGACTTTTTGTTTCACGCCGCCAGTGATGATGCGCCTGTCTCTCTGGTGGACCGGTGTGGCCGAAACGCCGCGTGGGAGCCGGGCTGCCTAGCGGACCCGGCGGAAAAAAGAACCCTGCAGGACAGCCAGGCTCACTGTCCTCAGAGAGCTGCCGAAGcgcctgggggaggggcggggcctgcgccGGGGAGTAACCATGGTTACGGCACCGGTAAAAGCCACGCCCCCATTGGTGGGAGTCCCGAGGAGAGCCCTGAGTCACTGAACGCCTCCCCAGTCCAAGTGCTTGATCTGACTGTAGGCCGGAGTGACACGGTCAGCAGGAATGGAACCGCGGGGGAGATGGACAGGAAAGACCAGAGCAGCCTGCCCTGCTTTTCCGCTAAAACCAAAGAGCAAGTGGAGCGACCCTCTTCCTTGTTCGATGTGAGCAGGGGCCAGCAGCAGATTAGCAATGCCAACTGCGTACCAGGGGAGGGAGAGCCCTTGTCTCCCGGTTCTTATTGTAACTCCACGGGATCCGAGCCATCGCATGACCTGGGCCTTCTGGTCGGCTCGGGACTGGGGAGGGACCGGCAGGAACGGGACACAATTCGAGGAAACGCGGGGCCGGAATCGCCTCAAGGGCAGCTGGACTGCGGGGTCCGAGCCGTCCGCGCTCGGAAGGACGAGCCGGATCTGGTGATCGAGGTGGGCGGGAAGAAGATCCAGGCGCACAAATCCGTTCTGGCGGAGAAGAGCGACTATTTCAAGGCGCGGCAGTCGCGCGACATCCTGAAGGTGAAAGGGGTGAGCTACAAGACGCTCTCCATTTTGATAGAATATGTTTATACCTCCCGGATGGAAGTGAGCAAGGACAATGTCGTGGAGGTCATCACCGGGGCGAAGATCCTGCAGATACCGTGCGCCGTCCAGGCCGCTATGGACGCCGTGTCGGACCAGATCACCGCCGAGAACTGCTACGAGATCCTGTCCATAGCCAAAAAGCAGAGGTTGAGCGACCTGAAGGAGACGGTGTATCGGTTCATGAGCGACAACTtcctgcaggtgctgagggacCCCGCCGTGTACGGGCGCTTGACGGGCTCGGAGCGCGACCTGATTCTCAAGACCAGGATGGAAGGGAAGAAATCCCTGATGGTGGCCGAGATCAACGACGTCTTCGACCGGGTCGGGAGCAGGCCCCCGAGCCGAAACAACAGCCGGCCCCAGAGCCCCCTGTCCGTGGCGTCCTGCGACGACCTCCGCATGATTCACTACTACAACGAAGCGACGGACGAGTGGACGTCCCTGACTTTGATGCCGGAAGACGTCAACACGAAGGGCTGCGGGATTTGCACCATGTACAACTACCTGTTTGTGGCCGGCGGGATAAGGGGCTCCGGAGACAGGGGCAAGGTGTCGGACAAGGTCTTCTGCTACAACCCTGTGACGGACAGCTGGAGCGAGGTCCGGCCGCTCAACCAAGCCCGGTCGCAGCTCAAGCTGGTCTCGGCAGACGGCTACCTGTACGCCATAGGAGGGGAGTGCCTGTTCACCGTGGAGAAGTACGACCCTCGGATGGACCGGTGGACGTCCGTGGCCCCTTTGCCCAAGGGGGCGTTCGCGGTGGCCCACGAGGCCACGACCTGCAACGGCGAGGTGTACGTGTCGGGGGGCTCGCTGTTCTACCGCCTGCTCAAGTACGACCCCAAGAGGGACGAGTGGCAGGAGTGCCCCTACAACAACAGCCGCAAGCGCTCGGCGGACATGGTGGCGCTGAAGAACTTCATCTACCGCTTCGACGTCAACCGCGAGCAGGGCGTCAACGTCTTCAAGTACAACGCCATCGTGAAGATGTGGCGAGACTGCGCCTCGCTGCCGCAGGCCAACCCGCAGCCCTTCAGGTGCGCCGTCATCGGGGGCTGCGTCTACTGCGTCAACCGCTCCCAGACGCTCCGTTTCATGGTGGCGGAGGACGAGGCGCACTTTGCGCCGGAGCAGCTGAAGGCCCCCGTCGAGGCCAAAGGCGTCCTCTTCCCTTTCGTCCTGAGCCTGCCGGAGAGGGCCGACAGAAACGCGTGA